A genomic window from Ananas comosus cultivar F153 linkage group 22, ASM154086v1, whole genome shotgun sequence includes:
- the LOC109727493 gene encoding uncharacterized protein LOC109727493 gives MAQSGDCTMLLPYRAGGTALDALMVVVSAIMGLLAGLLLVRGLLGSLSGAATTHPTVRYFLWVVFALFLPLTSYMFSEEKKHSDGSLRPQLILLWMLLAEILRKKLEGVSTINASPLQGVNKQSTWDAVDQIVRITWLGYLIYTHAVKWGLFIILWAFSIIKVAQRVAAVEVAKRSFALGENPHLIVGYMRQLMSGEQQQRQQGPAATLRAMKACKYVIMGEEKVEREAGPHGYSLQLPVDEEREKVVKKMVTVGDVWELAASGDVLFASRQLKLKDLCLSFALYKLLRRRFEEYPSAEAGRRESLDFLLCGLLGDDKXMVFRVIEDELSFLSDYYYSTIPLMMSNLWFFLLDCMLVFVIPLFCSIVIFVRIVVVHDGLIWCLFHQLIKEKVTVPMLYDPIVTLLLIATFFLLEYAEVVVYVLSDWVMVSLLCTYAKKPSWRQYAIVRRALTTLRRVKTYLNRAEFEFNQHSMLEPRGRTLQIFSQLVLRRRFLLVQSMLLKIVLHRRYLGVRSTPVPKEVKAAIVKYLVDNRGRCPALHIGDSVLRRNGAAGEELLQACKSDGAAETIIVWHIATCLYEMKHPSSPPSQEKPQQESDVHNMQANCRIAETLSKYCMYLVALAPELLPDDAAWTTTAYKSAVKEIHDAILKRRDHKADNFERVTSMKKVDGTVAERGAELGHQLVEAVLEESLVWMVLAELWTEIVVYIAPSDDVKSHAQALAHGGEFITHIWALLTHGGILRWPAADESPV, from the exons ATGGCGCAATCCGGCGACTGCACCATGCTTTTGCCGTACAGGGCGGGCGGCACCGCCCTCGACGCTCTGATGGTGGTGGTGTCGGCGATCATGGGCCTCCTCGCAGGTCTCCTCCTGGTCCGCGGCCTCCTCGGCAGCCTGTCCGGAGCCGCCACCACGCATCCCACCGTCCGCTACTTCCTCTGGGTCGTCTTCGCCCTCTTCCTCCCTCTTACCTCGTACATGTTCTCCGAGGAGAAGAAGCACTCGGACGGATCCCTCCGGCCGCAGCTCATCCTGCTGTGGATGCTCCTCGCCGAGATCCTCCGCAAGAAGCTCGAAGGCGTCAGCACGATAAACGCCTCCCCTCTGCAGGGCGTCAACAAGCAGTCGACGTGGGACGCCGTCGACCAGATCGTGCGCATCACGTGGCTCGGCTACCTGATCTACACGCACGCAGTCAAATGGGGATTATTCATCATCCTCTGGGCTTTCAGCATCATCAAGGTCGCGCAGAGAGTCGCTGCCGTCGAGGTCGCCAAACGCTCCTTCGCCTTGGGGGAAAACCCGCACCTCATCGTGGGCTACATGCGCCAATTGATGTCCGGAGAACAACAACAACGACAACAAGGACCAGCAGCAACATTGAGGGCGATGAAGGCATGCAAGTACGTGATCATGGGAGAAGAAAAGGTGGAGAGAGAGGCGGGCCCTCACGGCTACAGTCTCCAGCTCCCGGTTGacgaagagagggagaaagtggTGAAGAAGATGGTGACCGTCGGCGACGTGTGGGAACTGGCTGCAAGCGGCGACGTCCTTTTTGCCTCCCGGCAGCTGAAGCTCAAGGACCTCTGCCTCTCCTTCGCGCTCTATAAGCTACTGCGGAGGAGGTTCGAGGAGTATCCGTCTGCTGAGGCCGGCCGCCGCGAGTCCCTTGACTTCTTGCTGTGCGGCTTGCTCGGCGACGACAAGGNgat GGTCTTCCGTGTGATTGAGGACGAGCTCAGCTTCCTCAGCGACTACTACTACTCCACGATCCCCCTCATGATGTCAAATCTCTGGTTCTTCCTCCTCGACTGCATGCTCGTGTTCGTCATCCCGCTCTTCTGCTCGATCGTGATCTTTGTCCGCATCGTCGTTGTGCACGATGGCCTTATCTGGTGCCTCTTCCATCAGCTCATCAAAGAAAAGGTGACAGTGCCCATGCTGTATGATCCGATCGTCACCCTCCTCCTCATCGCCACGTTCTTCTTACTGGAGTATGCGGAGGTCGTCGTCTACGTGCTCTCCGACTGGGTCATGGTCTCCCTCCTCTGCACCTACGCGAAGAAGCCGTCGTGGCGGCAATACGCGATCGTCCGCCGGGCCCTGACCACGCTGCGGAGGGTGAAGACCTACTTGAATCGTGCCGAGTTCGAATTCAACCAGCATTCTATGCTAGAACCGCGCGGTCGCACCCTGCAAATCTTCTCGCAGCTCGTGCTGCGCCGGCGCTTCCTCCTCGTGCAGTCGATGCTCCTGAAGATTGTGCTGCACCGCCGGTACCTCGGCGTGCGGTCGACGCCCGTCCCGAAGGAGGTGAAGGCGGCGATCGTGAAGTATCTCGTAGACAATCGAGGCCGCTGCCCCGCTCTGCACATCGGAGACTCCGTGCTGCGGCGGAACGGGGCAGCAGGAGAGGAGCTCCTGCAGGCTTGCAAGAGCGACGGCGCTGCGGAGACGATCATCGTCTGGCACATCGCCACCTGCCTCTACGAGATGAAGCACCCGTCGTCCCCACCGTCGCAGGAGAAGCCTCAGCAGGAGTCCGACGTCCACAACATGCAAGCGAACTGTAGGATCGCCGAGACGCTGTCCAAGTACTGCATGTACCTGGTGGCGCTCGCGCCGGAGCTGCTGCCCGACGACGCGGCCTGGACGACAACCGCGTACAAGTCTGCGGTGAAGGAAATTCATGATGCTATATTGAAACGGCGTGATCATAAAGCGGACAATTTCGAGCGCGTGACGAGCATGAAGAAGGTGGACGGGACAGTGGCGGAGAGGGGAGCAGAGCTCGGGCACCAGCTGGTGGAGGCGGTGCTGGAAGAGTCGCTGGTGTGGATGGTGCTGGCGGAGCTGTGGACGGAGATCGTGGTCTACATCGCTCCGTCGGACGACGTCAAGAGCCACGCGCAAGCGCTGGCCCACGGTGGCGAGTTCATCACCCACATCTGGGCATTGCTTACTCACGGCGGCATTCTCCGGTGGCCCGCTGCTGATGAGTCTCCGGTGTAA